One window from the genome of Merismopedia glauca CCAP 1448/3 encodes:
- the surE gene encoding 5'/3'-nucleotidase SurE yields MKLLLSNDDGIFALGIRTLANTLAAAGHEVYVVCPDRERSATGHGLTLHEPIRADEVDTFFDKGIKAWSCSGTPADCVKLGLWALLDEAPDYVVSGINQGSNFGTDVLYSGTVSAAMEGLIENIPSIAISVTSFTIKEFQPAADFAAKLLADLAENPLPYPMLLNVNVPPIKVEEIAGVALTRQGLRRYIDIFQKRVDPRGKTYYWLAGEALQDVEQPDDLRLPPDIKTDVQAIKENYITVTPLQYNLTCAFGIKHFRDQQIFGSSN; encoded by the coding sequence ATGAAACTGCTGCTTAGTAACGATGATGGAATTTTTGCTCTAGGAATTCGCACTCTGGCTAATACTTTAGCAGCCGCAGGACATGAGGTATATGTAGTTTGTCCAGATCGAGAGCGATCGGCAACAGGACATGGTTTAACTTTACACGAACCAATCCGGGCTGACGAAGTTGACACTTTTTTTGATAAAGGCATCAAAGCTTGGTCTTGTTCGGGAACTCCAGCAGATTGTGTCAAATTAGGATTATGGGCTTTATTAGATGAAGCGCCAGATTATGTAGTTTCTGGAATTAATCAAGGCTCTAATTTTGGCACAGATGTCCTCTATTCTGGAACTGTTTCAGCAGCGATGGAAGGGTTGATTGAAAATATTCCTAGTATTGCCATTAGCGTGACTAGTTTTACGATTAAAGAGTTTCAACCGGCGGCTGATTTTGCCGCGAAATTGTTAGCCGATTTGGCGGAAAATCCTTTACCATATCCCATGCTACTTAATGTGAATGTACCACCTATTAAAGTAGAAGAAATAGCTGGTGTAGCCCTAACTCGTCAAGGTTTGAGAAGGTATATTGATATTTTTCAAAAGCGAGTAGACCCTAGAGGAAAAACTTATTATTGGTTAGCTGGAGAAGCTTTGCAAGATGTCGAACAGCCAGACGATTTACGCTTACCTCCAGACATCAAAACTGATGTTCAAGCCATTAAAGAAAACTATATTACCGTGACACCTCTGCAATATAATTTGACTTGTGCTTTTGGGATTAAACATTTTCGCGATCAGCAAATTTTTGGCTCTTCTAACTAA
- the pheS gene encoding phenylalanine--tRNA ligase subunit alpha — MTISVEELENQLLKLKQEAIDAIASLDSLNSLEGLRLAYFGKKGQLSQILGGMGKLAGSDRPRIGALANEVKEEIQTLLDNQRQEFQQAEIQAKLASETIDVTMPGSYRPLGRIHPIQSTIDRVNDIFVGLGYTVATGPEMETDYYNFEALNTPVDHPARDMQDTFYLPDGNLLRTHTSSVQIHYMEANEPPIRIIAPGRCYRRDTVDATHSAVFHQIEILAVDEGLTFTDLKGTIKVFLEEMFGADLPIRFRASYFPFTEPSAEVDVQWKGRWLEVMGCGMVDPNVLKKVGYDPELYTGFAAGFGVERFAMVLHQIDDIRRLYTSDLRFLQQF, encoded by the coding sequence ATGACTATATCTGTTGAAGAATTAGAAAATCAATTATTGAAACTGAAGCAAGAAGCTATAGACGCGATCGCATCCCTTGACTCTTTAAATAGCCTAGAAGGGCTGAGACTGGCTTATTTCGGTAAAAAAGGACAATTATCCCAAATATTAGGGGGAATGGGCAAATTAGCGGGGAGCGATCGCCCTCGCATCGGCGCGCTAGCCAATGAAGTCAAAGAAGAAATCCAAACACTCTTAGATAATCAGCGCCAAGAGTTTCAACAAGCCGAAATTCAAGCAAAATTGGCATCTGAAACCATAGATGTGACCATGCCAGGATCTTATCGTCCTTTGGGTCGCATCCACCCAATTCAAAGCACCATTGACCGAGTTAATGATATTTTCGTGGGTTTGGGCTATACAGTAGCCACGGGACCCGAAATGGAAACCGATTACTACAATTTTGAAGCCTTAAACACCCCAGTCGATCACCCAGCGCGGGATATGCAAGATACATTCTACCTCCCAGATGGTAACTTGCTCCGCACCCACACCTCTTCGGTGCAAATCCACTACATGGAAGCCAACGAACCCCCCATTCGGATTATTGCTCCAGGTAGGTGCTATCGTCGAGATACGGTAGATGCCACTCATTCAGCCGTGTTCCATCAAATCGAGATTTTAGCAGTAGATGAAGGGCTAACTTTCACTGATTTGAAAGGAACTATCAAAGTCTTTTTGGAAGAAATGTTCGGTGCTGACTTACCCATCCGTTTCCGCGCTAGTTATTTCCCCTTCACCGAACCCTCAGCCGAAGTAGACGTACAATGGAAAGGACGCTGGCTAGAAGTTATGGGTTGCGGGATGGTAGATCCTAACGTCCTCAAAAAAGTCGGTTACGATCCAGAACTTTATACCGGATTTGCGGCTGGCTTTGGGGTAGAAAGATTTGCGATGGTATTGC